In Salvelinus alpinus chromosome 22, SLU_Salpinus.1, whole genome shotgun sequence, one genomic interval encodes:
- the LOC139549309 gene encoding CXADR-like membrane protein translates to MGFPVVSGAVMSATFRSLFLVLLSLLTVGAQTEMKRVVGDNATLPCHHQFWQSNVQLLDIEWLLQKPNSKQRVIITFFGGQVYTNEVTSGTSRLSFAGDYLKGDASLLLSDLQLTDSGEYYCKVKMGGKYHWSQVNLIVLVKPSKPRCWMDGRLLEGSDVKLSCKSSDGSDPIKYNWERVLDKGKSVGNLPLLALRDLKNPEIVTLRNLTKDSTGVYKCTASNDVGEENCIIEVTMQYVRGMGVLAGAVVGVSFGVLLIILIIWFVFRKKEKKKYEEEETPNEIREDAEAPKAKLVKPNSLSSSRSGSSRSGASSTQSMVHNTAPHGHRPRAPAIAALKENGQPPDFPQSPPAYTTVVPPNKTPEPPGTPKFNINSRNQISGPTPPTLMVPAQTKAFQTV, encoded by the exons tgcTGCTGAGCCTGCTGACGGTCGGCGCCCAGACAGAAATGAAGAGAGTCGTCGGAGACAACGCCACCCTGCCGTGTCACCATCAGTTCTGGCAATCCAATGTGCAGTTGCTCGACATCGAGTGGCTACTGCAGAAGCCCAACTCCAAGCAGAGAGTG ATCATCACGTTTTTTGGGGGCCAGGTTTACACCAACGAGGTGACCAGCGGGACCAGTCGTCTGTCTTTCGCTGGGGACTACCTAAAAGGAGACGCCTCCCTGCTCCTCAGTGACCTACAGCTGACCGACTCTGGGGAGTACTACTGCAAGGTCAAGATGGGGGGAAAGTACCACTGGAGCCAGGTCAACCTCATAGTGCTGG TGAAGCCCTCTAAGCCACGATGCTGGATGGACGGCAGGCTGCTGGAGGGCAGTGATGTTAAACTGAGCTGCAAATCCAGTGACGGCTCAGACCCTATCAAATACAATTGGGAGAGGGTGCTGGATAAGGGAAAGAGTGTTGGGAACCTCCCCCTACTGGCACTGAGAG ATCTGAAGAATCCAGAGATTGTCACCCTGCGGAACCTGACGAAGGACAGTACAGGTGTCTACAAGTGCACTGCCAGCAATGACGTTGGCGAGGAGAACTGCATCATCGAGGTCACCATGCAGT ATGTTCGAGGGATGGGCGTGCTGGCAGGTGCCGTGGTGGGCGTCTCCTTTGGTGTTCTCCTCATCATCCTAATCATCTGGTTCGTCTTCcgcaagaaggagaagaagaagtatgaggaggaggagactccCAATGAGATCAG GGAGGATGCAGAGGCTCCCAAGGCCAAGCTGGTGAAGCCCAACTCTCTGTCATCGTCCCGCTCTGGTAGCTCCCGCTCCGGGGCCTCCTCAACACAGTCCATGGTGCACAACACCGCCCCCCACGGGCACCGCCCTCGGGCCCCAGCCATAGCTGCCCTTAAGGAGAACGGACAGCCCCCTGACTTCCCCCAGTCCCCCCCAGCATACACAACGGTGGTACCCCCCAACAAGACCCCTGAGCCCCCTGGCACCCCCAAATTCAACATCAACTCCAGGAACCAGATCTCTGGACCCACTCCCCCCACTCTCATGGTCCCTGCCCAGACCAAGGCCTTTCAAACTGTGTAG